The Pantoea sp. At-9b genome includes a window with the following:
- a CDS encoding iron ABC transporter permease, whose amino-acid sequence MTSVAVLRWLGLMAISMVICMLMAANFGAMPLSIRTLWHAPLSDMVWQIWLNIRLPRVLLAVLLGMALAVSGAVMQGLFRNPLADPGLLGISSGAGLAVALAIIVPVALPPILALWLPMLAAFVGSLVVTLLIFSFSRLALGNLSRLLLVGIAINALCGAAVGVLSWISNDQQLRQLALWGMGSLSSAQWPSLTVCALLILPALIAIQTRARRLNLLQLGEEDAHYMGIDVKRTQRQLLVLSALLVGTAVSVSGIIGFVGLVVPHVMRFCLGSDHRWMLPGSALAGAILLLLADTLARTLVIPAEMPVGLLTSLIGGPWFLWLILRQQRGINE is encoded by the coding sequence ATGACTAGCGTTGCAGTGCTGCGCTGGCTCGGCCTGATGGCCATCAGCATGGTGATTTGTATGCTGATGGCCGCCAATTTTGGCGCGATGCCGCTGTCAATCCGCACCCTGTGGCACGCACCGCTCAGCGATATGGTGTGGCAGATTTGGCTGAATATCCGTCTGCCGCGCGTGCTGTTAGCGGTGCTGCTTGGCATGGCGTTGGCAGTGTCTGGTGCAGTGATGCAGGGGCTGTTCCGTAACCCGCTGGCCGATCCCGGTTTGCTGGGGATCAGCAGCGGTGCCGGTCTGGCCGTGGCGCTGGCGATTATCGTGCCGGTGGCGTTGCCGCCGATCCTCGCCCTGTGGTTACCGATGCTGGCGGCCTTTGTCGGCAGCCTGGTGGTGACGTTGCTGATCTTCAGCTTCAGCCGCCTGGCACTGGGCAACCTGTCGCGTTTGCTGCTGGTAGGCATTGCCATCAATGCGTTGTGCGGCGCGGCGGTAGGGGTGTTGTCGTGGATCAGTAATGATCAACAACTGCGCCAGCTGGCATTGTGGGGTATGGGCAGCCTCAGTTCGGCACAGTGGCCGAGCCTAACGGTGTGCGCGTTGCTGATTTTACCCGCGTTGATCGCCATCCAGACCCGTGCACGGCGTCTGAACCTGCTGCAACTCGGTGAAGAAGATGCACATTACATGGGGATCGATGTGAAACGTACCCAGCGTCAGTTACTGGTGCTGAGCGCGTTACTGGTCGGCACGGCGGTGTCGGTGAGTGGAATTATTGGTTTTGTCGGGCTGGTGGTGCCACACGTGATGCGCTTCTGTCTTGGCAGCGATCATCGCTGGATGTTACCGGGATCGGCGCTGGCAGGGGCGATCCTGTTGTTGCTGGCAGATACGCTGGCGCGCACCCTGGTGATCCCGGCAGA
- a CDS encoding hemin ABC transporter substrate-binding protein gives MKRLTLLLLTALALPTLAAERVVSIGGDVTQIVYALDAQQDLVARDSTSQQPAQVNKLPNIGYMRQLNAEGILALKPTLVLSSELAKPSLVLQQVEQAGVKVVEVTGKNSLEAIPEKIATIGKALHREDAAKALTEKVQKQLAQLPGQPLSVKVLFIMAHSGMNTLAAGSQTGADGAIRSAGLVNAMGAVPHYQPLSPEGVVAAAPDLVVVGQDGLRTLGGEEKVWSLPGLALTPAGQHHALLVVDEMALLSFGLDTPDAIVKLRHAAEAAKHD, from the coding sequence ATGAAACGTCTGACCCTGTTGTTGCTGACCGCGCTGGCGCTGCCGACGCTGGCGGCAGAACGCGTGGTTTCCATTGGTGGAGACGTCACGCAAATCGTATACGCGCTGGACGCCCAGCAGGATCTGGTGGCGCGCGACAGCACCAGCCAGCAGCCTGCTCAGGTAAATAAGCTGCCGAACATTGGTTATATGCGTCAGCTGAATGCGGAAGGCATTCTGGCGCTGAAGCCGACGCTGGTACTGAGTAGCGAACTGGCAAAACCGTCGCTGGTGCTGCAACAGGTGGAGCAGGCAGGGGTGAAGGTGGTGGAAGTCACCGGCAAAAATAGCCTCGAAGCGATCCCGGAAAAAATCGCGACCATTGGCAAGGCGCTGCATCGTGAAGACGCCGCCAAAGCACTGACTGAGAAAGTCCAGAAACAACTGGCACAACTGCCGGGTCAACCGCTGTCGGTGAAGGTACTGTTTATCATGGCGCACAGCGGCATGAATACCCTGGCGGCAGGATCGCAGACCGGGGCTGATGGTGCGATTCGCAGTGCTGGCCTGGTAAATGCGATGGGAGCCGTACCGCATTATCAACCGCTGTCGCCGGAAGGTGTGGTGGCTGCCGCACCGGATCTGGTGGTGGTGGGTCAGGATGGACTGCGTACCCTCGGCGGTGAAGAGAAGGTGTGGTCGCTGCCGGGTCTGGCGCTGACGCCAGCCGGGCAGCATCACGCGCTGTTGGTGGTGGATGAGATGGCGCTGCTGAGTTTTGGTCTCGACACACCGGACGCCATCGTCAAACTGCGTCATGCAGCCGAAGCGGCAAAACATGACTAG
- a CDS encoding hemin-degrading factor → MNERYEHYLALKGEHPKKYARDLAALMGIGEAQLCEARVGQDAKALKTDFPALLAALEAAGETKSITRNEYAVHEQVGKYENLHLGEHAGLILNPRALDQRLFPQQWHSAFFLQEMTARGERQSIQIFDRHGDAVLKIYTTDNTDIAAWDALIAQFTTAEHVPLELTPASSPQHSTTVDASTIEAEWRAMTDVHQFFGLLKRHNISRQQAFRAVADDLAWQVSNDALAQLLNQAQQDGNEIMIFVGNRGCTQIFTGAIEKLMPMDNWVNIFNPAFTLHLMADHISESWVTRKQSGDGFVTSLELFAADGTQIAQLYGQRSEGTPEQARWREQLALLTTPGATA, encoded by the coding sequence ATGAACGAACGTTACGAACACTATCTGGCCCTGAAAGGCGAACATCCGAAAAAATACGCGCGCGATTTGGCGGCACTGATGGGCATTGGCGAAGCGCAGCTGTGCGAAGCGCGCGTCGGTCAGGATGCAAAAGCCCTGAAAACCGATTTCCCGGCGCTGCTTGCTGCCCTTGAAGCGGCAGGTGAAACCAAAAGCATCACCCGTAACGAATACGCCGTGCATGAGCAGGTCGGAAAATATGAAAACCTGCACCTCGGCGAACATGCCGGATTGATCCTCAACCCACGCGCGCTGGATCAGCGTCTGTTTCCCCAGCAGTGGCACAGCGCCTTTTTCCTGCAAGAAATGACGGCGCGTGGTGAACGTCAAAGCATCCAGATTTTTGACAGGCATGGTGACGCGGTACTGAAAATCTACACCACCGACAACACGGACATCGCCGCCTGGGATGCGTTGATTGCCCAGTTCACTACCGCTGAGCACGTCCCACTGGAACTCACACCTGCCAGCAGCCCGCAGCACAGCACGACCGTTGATGCCAGCACCATCGAGGCCGAATGGCGTGCCATGACCGATGTGCACCAATTCTTCGGTTTGCTGAAGCGTCATAACATTTCGCGCCAGCAGGCATTCCGCGCGGTAGCGGACGATTTGGCCTGGCAAGTCAGCAATGACGCGCTGGCACAGCTGCTCAATCAGGCACAGCAGGATGGCAACGAAATCATGATTTTTGTTGGCAACCGTGGCTGCACCCAGATCTTTACCGGTGCGATAGAAAAACTAATGCCGATGGACAACTGGGTCAACATCTTCAACCCTGCATTCACGCTGCATCTGATGGCGGATCACATCAGCGAAAGTTGGGTGACGCGTAAGCAGAGCGGCGATGGCTTCGTCACCAGCCTTGAGCTGTTCGCCGCTGACGGTACGCAAATCGCGCAACTGTACGGCCAGCGCAGTGAAGGTACGCCGGAACAGGCGCGCTGGCGTGAACAGCTGGCGTTGCTCACTACCCCAGGAGCTACCGCATGA
- a CDS encoding TonB-dependent receptor domain-containing protein, which translates to MTVTAPKQPLVAGSRNTISAEEMQKQGGNDFGSIMRYQPLVSAPGAAGGSNTGKSGYTGDRGGYTGYNIRGLEDNRVSIDVDGIEQPFATGRSSVGRAGSGTFGIGRDYIDPYMYGSVGIVSGATDVSYKNNALGGSVSFRPKSPDDYLSPTKQTYFGYQSDYDSSNRSWHNGITAAAGDETLRGIVVISRRDGQETRNNSGTIDAYPANWHSDAIAATGIWQPNSEHQFSATLDYYHKTNHTNFDYWGTGTTTIYGRADQSSQTRRWSGMLKDLWTPDNNLLVDSLESSIYYQETQAHDDTAVPVAGTVAAHNIYSDYNTKTFGFETKGEKSWLFNNISYGLNASIAKTERPYWLDPAQTSYNDITPPEANSRSWTFGAFVEDTMSWDLNGHTFSVIPGVRYAYQNTKPQNLSSLAGGDADLSTDDVSTLYNKSFSDGQILPSIAFQYNLTPKMMAYLQYKRGAQFPNPSQLYGSWNLSSNYASAYGAQYALLGNTDLKTETSNNFEFGLKGEAVEGITFSAATFYNSYKNFIDYTRYSRSTNPSVFTNIPSNIDIAYRAENRDKAYIYGAEFGSKFNIGTWVPEVDGLSARLAFGYAQGASKSSYLGDKYVPLESVPPMRLITGVAYDDPDQRYGAAVTATFNHGKRATYTQRQSYTNTGSSIGTTSNTYYQNIPGYALVDLTAYYRVTKNVKISGGVYNLTDRKYWDYLSSRDLESTTSKTDQNYYDSQLAVMPGRTFQLGVNVDF; encoded by the coding sequence ATGACCGTTACTGCACCGAAACAACCGTTGGTTGCCGGCAGCCGTAACACCATCTCAGCTGAAGAAATGCAGAAGCAGGGTGGTAATGATTTCGGTTCAATTATGCGTTATCAGCCGCTGGTTAGCGCGCCGGGTGCCGCAGGCGGTAGCAACACCGGCAAAAGTGGCTACACCGGCGACCGTGGTGGTTACACCGGTTATAACATCCGTGGCCTGGAAGATAACCGCGTCTCTATTGACGTAGACGGCATTGAACAACCTTTCGCGACCGGACGTAGCTCCGTAGGCCGCGCCGGTTCCGGCACCTTCGGGATTGGCCGTGACTATATCGATCCGTACATGTATGGCTCAGTCGGCATTGTTTCCGGTGCGACTGATGTTTCCTACAAGAACAACGCCCTCGGTGGCTCGGTTTCCTTCCGTCCCAAATCGCCGGATGATTACCTGTCGCCAACGAAGCAAACCTACTTCGGTTATCAGAGCGACTACGACTCTTCTAACCGTAGCTGGCACAACGGTATCACCGCAGCAGCAGGTGACGAAACCCTGCGCGGTATCGTGGTGATTAGCCGTCGTGACGGCCAGGAAACCCGCAACAATAGCGGCACTATTGATGCCTACCCGGCTAACTGGCACTCGGATGCGATTGCTGCCACCGGTATCTGGCAGCCAAACAGTGAGCATCAGTTCAGCGCCACGCTGGACTACTACCACAAAACCAATCACACCAACTTCGACTACTGGGGTACGGGCACCACCACCATTTATGGCCGTGCCGATCAGAGCAGCCAGACGCGCCGCTGGAGTGGCATGCTGAAAGATCTCTGGACGCCAGATAACAACCTGCTGGTGGATAGCCTGGAAAGCAGTATCTATTACCAGGAAACCCAGGCGCATGATGACACTGCGGTACCCGTTGCCGGTACAGTTGCAGCGCACAATATCTATTCAGACTACAACACCAAAACCTTTGGCTTTGAAACTAAAGGTGAAAAGAGCTGGTTGTTTAACAACATCAGCTATGGTCTGAACGCCAGCATTGCGAAAACTGAGCGTCCATACTGGCTGGATCCGGCACAGACCTCTTACAACGATATCACTCCGCCAGAAGCCAACAGCCGTAGCTGGACATTCGGTGCCTTCGTTGAAGACACCATGAGCTGGGATCTGAACGGCCACACCTTCTCGGTGATTCCGGGTGTGCGTTATGCTTACCAGAATACCAAACCGCAGAACCTTTCCAGCCTGGCGGGTGGCGATGCCGATCTTTCCACAGACGACGTGTCGACGTTGTATAACAAGAGCTTTAGTGATGGTCAGATCCTGCCGTCAATCGCCTTCCAGTACAACCTGACGCCGAAGATGATGGCTTATCTGCAATACAAGCGTGGCGCACAGTTCCCGAACCCAAGCCAGCTGTATGGCTCATGGAACCTGTCCTCTAACTATGCTTCCGCTTACGGTGCACAGTATGCCCTGTTGGGTAACACCGACCTGAAAACCGAAACCAGCAACAACTTCGAGTTTGGTCTGAAAGGCGAAGCGGTGGAAGGGATCACCTTCTCTGCGGCGACCTTCTACAACAGCTACAAAAACTTTATCGACTACACCCGTTATAGCCGTAGCACCAACCCGTCAGTCTTTACCAACATTCCGAGTAATATCGATATCGCTTACCGTGCGGAAAACCGTGACAAAGCCTATATCTACGGTGCGGAATTCGGTAGCAAGTTCAATATCGGGACATGGGTGCCAGAAGTTGATGGTCTGAGTGCACGTCTGGCATTTGGTTATGCTCAGGGCGCGTCTAAGTCCAGCTACCTGGGTGATAAATACGTGCCGTTGGAGAGTGTGCCGCCGATGCGTCTGATCACCGGTGTGGCGTATGACGATCCGGATCAGCGTTACGGTGCCGCCGTGACCGCTACCTTTAACCACGGTAAGCGTGCGACTTATACCCAACGTCAGAGCTACACCAACACCGGTAGCTCGATTGGTACTACCAGCAATACTTACTACCAAAACATCCCTGGCTACGCGCTGGTGGATCTGACGGCTTACTACCGCGTCACCAAAAACGTCAAGATCAGTGGCGGTGTCTACAACCTGACGGACCGCAAATACTGGGACTACCTCAGCAGCCGCGATCTGGAATCCACCACCAGCAAAACCGATCAAAACTACTATGATTCACAGCTTGCTGTGATGCCGGGACGCACCTTCCAGTTGGGTGTGAACGTCGATTTCTAA
- a CDS encoding SelT/SelW/SelH family protein, whose amino-acid sequence MAQKPAVNIHYCTQCNWLLRSAWMAQELLHTFADDLASVTLQPGTGGVFEITIDGNVIWERKQEGGFPDAAALKQRVRDYCFPDRELGHVDKKKN is encoded by the coding sequence ATGGCACAAAAACCGGCGGTGAATATTCATTACTGCACGCAGTGCAATTGGTTGCTGCGATCGGCATGGATGGCGCAGGAGTTGCTGCATACCTTTGCGGATGATTTGGCCTCAGTGACGTTGCAGCCCGGTACGGGTGGCGTGTTTGAGATCACCATCGATGGCAACGTGATTTGGGAGCGCAAGCAGGAAGGCGGCTTTCCCGATGCGGCGGCGTTAAAACAGCGGGTGCGGGATTATTGCTTCCCGGATCGTGAGTTGGGCCATGTGGATAAGAAAAAAAACTAG
- a CDS encoding LysR family transcriptional regulator, with amino-acid sequence MDLKRLHYFCTIAEQGSISKAAKLLNIAQPPLGKRLQELEEEIGSPLFTRTPRRMVLTEAGTFLYRQACDILSRVNQLKRQTITIATRKQRRVNIGISYLYLRYFNTILMDYYRNRPDWDINVIVSDSSHLEAMLLDNTVDIALMQTPGDQQAWFVRELEPIDTIAVISMHYAPMLAGKALQFADLSGIPLILLHRIGGEGTYEVLRSKLFSSLDQVNISIKVSEPRLVLEMMEQGFDGAAFLPRSEFIPSAQGKYMVCPLAEPFAIYRPAIVALSTAQDRLLWPLEHEVA; translated from the coding sequence ATGGATCTCAAACGATTGCATTACTTTTGCACAATAGCGGAACAGGGCTCGATCAGTAAAGCCGCGAAGCTATTGAACATCGCACAACCGCCGCTGGGTAAGCGTTTACAGGAACTGGAAGAGGAAATTGGTTCGCCGCTGTTTACCCGCACCCCGCGCCGCATGGTGCTGACTGAGGCCGGAACCTTTCTCTATCGTCAGGCGTGTGACATCCTGAGTCGGGTCAATCAACTGAAACGCCAGACCATCACCATTGCCACACGCAAGCAGCGCCGGGTGAATATCGGCATCTCCTACCTGTATCTACGCTATTTCAACACCATACTGATGGATTACTACCGCAACCGCCCCGATTGGGATATTAACGTTATCGTCTCCGACTCCAGCCATCTGGAAGCGATGCTGCTGGATAACACGGTAGATATTGCGTTGATGCAAACCCCTGGCGACCAGCAGGCATGGTTTGTGCGTGAGCTGGAACCGATCGATACCATTGCGGTGATATCCATGCACTATGCCCCGATGCTGGCAGGCAAAGCCTTACAGTTCGCCGATCTTAGCGGCATTCCGCTGATTCTGCTGCATCGTATCGGTGGGGAAGGGACTTATGAAGTGCTGCGCAGTAAGCTGTTCAGTAGCCTCGATCAGGTGAATATCAGCATCAAGGTTTCAGAACCGCGTCTGGTGCTGGAGATGATGGAGCAGGGGTTTGATGGCGCGGCATTTTTACCGCGCTCGGAGTTTATCCCCAGCGCGCAGGGCAAATATATGGTGTGCCCGCTGGCGGAACCATTCGCGATTTACCGTCCGGCCATTGTTGCGTTGAGCACCGCGCAAGATCGTCTGCTGTGGCCGCTGGAACATGAAGTGGCATAA
- a CDS encoding DUF554 domain-containing protein, with amino-acid sequence MVVGPFVNGSAVLIGGLAGAFLGTKVPERLRVALPMTFGLSSMGLGIVLIGKIHSLPAVILALIIGAALGELVFLEEKIGRLGNLAKGLVGRFQGEQTETGLTGAAFTEKYVAIMVLFCASGTGIIGAMTEGMTHDPNILFVKSIMDIFTAAIFATLLGYAVAVIAVPQLIIQLVLASAAVLIMPHTTATMMSDFTAAGGFIMLAAGFRIAGIKSFPVANMLPALVLVMPISHLWTMFIH; translated from the coding sequence ATGGTAGTGGGACCCTTTGTCAACGGCAGCGCCGTGCTGATTGGTGGGCTGGCTGGCGCTTTTCTCGGCACCAAAGTGCCGGAACGCCTACGCGTAGCACTGCCGATGACCTTCGGCCTGTCGTCGATGGGCCTCGGGATTGTGTTGATTGGTAAGATTCACAGTTTACCGGCGGTAATTCTGGCGCTGATTATCGGTGCTGCCCTCGGTGAACTGGTGTTTCTGGAAGAGAAAATTGGCCGCCTTGGTAATCTGGCAAAAGGGCTGGTTGGGCGTTTCCAGGGCGAACAAACCGAAACCGGTCTGACAGGTGCGGCCTTTACCGAGAAGTACGTGGCGATTATGGTGTTGTTCTGCGCCAGTGGTACCGGCATTATCGGGGCGATGACCGAAGGGATGACGCACGATCCTAATATCCTGTTTGTTAAATCAATTATGGATATCTTCACCGCAGCGATTTTTGCTACCTTGCTGGGCTACGCGGTCGCAGTGATTGCAGTGCCGCAGCTGATCATCCAGCTGGTACTGGCGTCAGCCGCCGTGCTGATTATGCCGCACACCACGGCAACCATGATGAGTGACTTTACCGCAGCGGGTGGGTTTATCATGTTAGCGGCGGGTTTCCGTATCGCCGGAATTAAATCATTCCCGGTGGCGAATATGCTGCCAGCGCTGGTGCTGGTGATGCCGATCAGCCATTTGTGGACGATGTTTATCCATTAA
- a CDS encoding UbiX family flavin prenyltransferase, with protein sequence MSRRRIIVGISGASGFQYGMKALQLLRDQDIEVHLVVTKGAEVTRSMETAWQRQEITDLADEVHSISNLGASISSGSFKTLGMLIAPCSMNSLASIAHGLTGNLLTRAADVILKERRRLVLMVRETPLNLVHIRNMAAVTEMGGIVYPPVPAFYQKPQSVDEMVHHSVSRALDLFDLDVGNLKRWGEKHNEA encoded by the coding sequence GTGAGCAGAAGGCGCATTATCGTCGGCATTAGTGGTGCATCCGGTTTTCAGTACGGCATGAAGGCGCTGCAATTGCTACGCGATCAGGATATTGAGGTGCATCTGGTCGTGACCAAGGGCGCAGAGGTGACGCGTTCGATGGAAACGGCATGGCAGCGGCAGGAGATCACCGATTTGGCCGATGAGGTGCATAGCATCAGCAACCTCGGTGCCTCGATCTCCAGCGGCTCGTTCAAAACCCTTGGCATGCTGATTGCGCCCTGCTCAATGAACTCGCTGGCGTCCATCGCGCATGGGCTGACCGGCAATCTGCTGACTCGTGCAGCGGATGTGATCCTGAAAGAGCGGCGTCGGCTGGTGCTGATGGTACGTGAGACGCCGCTCAATCTGGTGCACATCCGTAATATGGCGGCAGTGACGGAAATGGGCGGGATCGTGTACCCGCCGGTTCCGGCCTTTTACCAGAAGCCACAATCCGTGGATGAAATGGTACATCACAGTGTATCGCGCGCCCTCGATCTGTTTGATCTCGACGTCGGCAACCTGAAACGCTGGGGTGAAAAACATAATGAAGCCTAA
- a CDS encoding UbiD family decarboxylase has protein sequence MSETKKQPVHDLRSAIALLQSLKGEFVSTDTEVDPHAELSGVYRYVGAGGTCERPTRKGPAMMFNKVKGFPDVRVVTGLMSTRERVGHLLDCAPEKLGFLLKDSVHHAVAPVVTSEKPLCQEVVHYAEDPNFDLRTLLPAPTNTEEDAGPYFTMGMCYASDPETHESDITIHRLCIQSRDELSMWLTPGRHIDAFREKAEKAGKPLPISISIGVDPAIEIAACFEPPTTPLGFNELSIAGALRGKPVELAPCVSINEKAIAHAEIVIEGELLPNVRVREDQNTNTGKAMPEFPGYTGEAKAELPVIKVKAVTHRKHPILQTTLGPSGEHVSMAGIPTEASILDMLERAMPGRVVNVNAHTSGGGKLLAVIQFRKSSPVDEGRQRQAALIAFAAFSELKHVILVDDDVDVFDTDDILWAMQTRFQGDVDIATIAGVRCHPLDPSQDPAYSASITQQGMTTKTIFDCTVPWHLKAHFERSKFKKVDVKRFLPDFE, from the coding sequence ATGTCTGAAACAAAAAAACAGCCGGTACATGACCTACGTTCGGCGATCGCATTGCTGCAAAGCCTGAAAGGCGAATTCGTCAGTACTGATACCGAAGTCGATCCGCATGCGGAACTCTCTGGCGTGTATCGCTATGTCGGTGCCGGTGGGACTTGTGAACGTCCGACGCGCAAAGGCCCGGCGATGATGTTCAACAAGGTCAAAGGTTTTCCTGATGTACGCGTGGTCACCGGTTTGATGTCTACCCGTGAACGTGTGGGGCATCTGCTGGATTGTGCGCCGGAAAAACTCGGTTTTCTGCTGAAAGATTCCGTCCATCACGCGGTTGCGCCCGTGGTGACCAGCGAGAAACCGCTGTGCCAGGAAGTGGTGCATTACGCGGAAGACCCGAATTTCGATCTGCGTACCCTGTTGCCCGCGCCGACCAATACCGAAGAGGATGCCGGCCCTTACTTCACCATGGGGATGTGCTACGCCTCCGATCCGGAAACTCACGAGTCGGACATCACCATCCACCGTCTGTGTATCCAGAGCCGCGACGAACTTTCGATGTGGCTGACCCCTGGCCGCCATATCGATGCCTTCCGTGAGAAAGCCGAAAAAGCCGGTAAACCCTTGCCGATCTCCATCAGTATCGGTGTTGATCCGGCGATCGAAATTGCTGCCTGCTTTGAGCCGCCAACAACCCCGCTGGGCTTTAACGAGCTGAGCATTGCCGGTGCCTTACGTGGCAAACCGGTGGAACTGGCCCCCTGTGTCAGCATCAACGAGAAAGCCATTGCACACGCTGAAATCGTGATTGAAGGCGAACTGCTGCCGAACGTGCGGGTGCGTGAAGATCAGAACACCAACACCGGCAAAGCGATGCCAGAATTCCCGGGTTACACCGGCGAAGCGAAAGCCGAGCTGCCGGTCATCAAGGTGAAAGCGGTAACCCACCGTAAACACCCCATTCTGCAAACCACCCTTGGCCCAAGCGGCGAGCACGTCAGCATGGCGGGTATCCCGACCGAAGCCAGTATTCTCGATATGCTGGAACGTGCGATGCCAGGCCGGGTCGTCAACGTCAATGCGCACACTTCGGGTGGCGGCAAACTGCTGGCGGTGATCCAGTTTAGAAAATCCTCGCCGGTGGATGAAGGTCGTCAGCGCCAGGCTGCCCTGATCGCTTTTGCCGCGTTCTCTGAACTGAAGCACGTCATTCTGGTGGATGACGACGTGGATGTGTTCGACACCGACGACATCCTGTGGGCGATGCAGACGCGTTTCCAGGGCGATGTTGATATCGCCACCATCGCCGGAGTGCGTTGCCATCCGCTTGATCCATCACAAGATCCGGCCTACAGCGCCAGCATCACCCAACAAGGCATGACCACCAAAACCATCTTTGACTGCACCGTTCCGTGGCATCTGAAAGCCCACTTCGAGCGTTCTAAGTTCAAAAAAGTAGATGTAAAACGTTTCCTTCCCGATTTTGAGTAA
- a CDS encoding PadR family transcriptional regulator produces MKQHRDSPWHGDHAQRAFCAGARKKRRERMLDASDIRLLMLHFLAQSDAHGYELIKSVEELSKGEYSPSPGIIYPNLTLLEETDAIRVVDAQESRKAYTLNDSGRALLAENRENVDTIIGRLTSLAILVNNRSIPAVEQAIHNIKFTLNHRLAQENISEEALDIVIAALNEAAEKIAKS; encoded by the coding sequence ATGAAACAGCATCGCGATTCTCCCTGGCACGGCGACCACGCACAGCGTGCATTTTGTGCGGGCGCACGCAAAAAGCGTCGAGAACGTATGCTTGATGCCAGCGATATTCGCCTGTTAATGCTGCACTTCCTCGCTCAGAGCGACGCTCACGGCTATGAGTTGATCAAATCGGTTGAAGAGCTCTCCAAAGGGGAATATTCCCCCAGTCCTGGTATTATCTATCCCAATCTGACGCTGCTGGAAGAGACCGACGCTATTCGCGTGGTGGATGCGCAAGAGTCGCGTAAGGCTTACACGCTGAACGACAGCGGTCGGGCGCTGCTGGCAGAAAACCGTGAAAATGTGGACACCATTATTGGGCGGTTAACCTCGCTGGCGATTCTGGTGAATAATCGCAGCATCCCGGCGGTGGAACAGGCAATTCACAATATTAAATTCACCCTGAATCATCGCCTGGCGCAGGAAAATATTTCTGAAGAAGCTCTCGATATTGTGATTGCGGCGCTGAATGAAGCTGCGGAAAAAATCGCAAAGAGTTGA
- a CDS encoding siderophore-interacting protein has product MRKQTSTDNPRAPRRVRNELRFRHITVASKTRIAGQFWRIVFTGSDLAGFNSPSYDDHIKVFFPEPGSVLALPTMTDEGVVWPAGVRPAARDYTPLAFNGVDTLTLDFYIHDGGVASSWANDAQPGDQLAMGGPRGSCVVPVDYGCQIYVFDETGLPAIKRRLAEVAAQEVHLLAFVDEATGRDYLGDLDGVNISWLGSGTMQSDNLGALIAKLDKISIPSEEYFIWLTGEGEAVKLLSDYFTQRRGADTDFVRAVAYWHQK; this is encoded by the coding sequence TTGAGAAAACAGACCTCTACGGACAACCCGCGCGCGCCCCGTCGCGTGCGTAATGAACTGCGTTTCCGCCACATTACCGTGGCAAGTAAAACCCGTATCGCTGGGCAATTTTGGCGCATCGTCTTCACCGGCAGCGATCTGGCCGGTTTCAACTCGCCTTCTTATGACGACCACATCAAAGTGTTCTTCCCGGAACCGGGCAGCGTGCTGGCACTGCCAACCATGACCGACGAGGGCGTGGTATGGCCTGCGGGTGTGCGTCCGGCCGCGCGTGATTACACGCCACTGGCGTTTAACGGTGTCGATACGCTGACCCTCGACTTCTATATTCACGATGGCGGTGTCGCCAGTAGTTGGGCTAACGACGCGCAGCCGGGCGACCAGCTGGCGATGGGTGGCCCACGCGGTTCCTGTGTGGTGCCGGTTGATTATGGCTGCCAAATCTATGTCTTTGACGAGACGGGCTTGCCAGCGATTAAACGCCGTTTGGCTGAAGTGGCAGCGCAGGAGGTGCACCTGCTGGCGTTTGTCGATGAAGCCACTGGCCGTGATTATCTGGGCGACCTCGACGGCGTCAATATTAGCTGGTTGGGTAGCGGCACCATGCAGAGCGATAATCTCGGTGCGCTCATTGCGAAGCTGGATAAGATTTCGATCCCCAGCGAGGAGTACTTTATCTGGCTGACCGGGGAAGGCGAGGCGGTGAAACTGCTGAGCGATTACTTCACCCAGCGCCGTGGTGCGGATACCGATTTTGTACGCGCCGTCGCCTACTGGCATCAGAAATAA